Within Exiguobacterium sp. BMC-KP, the genomic segment ACCCACCATCGACCGTTACGTTTTGACCGGTAATCCCAGATGCTGCTTCTGATGCCAAAAAGGCAACCAGTTGAGCCACTTCTTCTGGGCTCGTCACTTTTTTCAACGGGGTCGATTGGGCAATTAAGTCAAATACTTCAGGGGTTGTCACAGCACTCGCATCTGTGACTTTCAATAACCCACCGGAGACGACATTCACGTTTATGCCATATTGACCTAACTCCGCGGCTAGGTTTCGAGTAAAGCCAATCAGACCTGCTTTTGCTGTTGTGTATTCATGATAAGGAACGACTGGGTTTTGATAGAGGTTTGTTCCAATGCTGATGATACTACCGCTATGTCGTTCTATAAATTGTGGCAAAACACTTTGAATGATGTGAAACGCTGCTTTAAGTGTTCCATCCAGTTGATTTTGATAATCTTCCCACTCTAAATCGATAAACGATTTTTGCGCAACCGGATCAAATTTGAAGTCTACTAATGCATTATTCACGACAACATCGATTTGACCATAATGTGCTGTTGCGAATTGCATCATGCTCTCGACATCTTCCCGCTTCGTGACATCTGCATACAAGGCAATTGCATTCTCTACTCCCAGTTCGCTCACAAGTTGTTCTGCCGCATCCTTGCTTTTAAAGTAATTGATCACCACTTTAAATCCGTTGTGCACTAACACCCTTGCAATCGTCGCCCCAAGTCCTCGACTACTTCCTGTCACTAATACTGTTCTGCTCATTCTTGTCCACTCCCTCATCCATTTTTGCAACTTAAATAGCGAAGTTAGTAAACAAAAAACGCAACTCTCCAAAAGGAAAGTTGCGCACGTCTAAATAATCACATAGCAAAGAACGATATCATCGTCTCCGCTTGTTCATCAGAGTTTACACTTCCCTACGCTAGTACGACCTAGTTCAGGTTCAAAGGGTTTGAGTAGCTACTCATCTCAGTTTAATAACACCCCTAGTGATTCTATTTAAGTTATCTTCACTGTAGTGGTCTTGAAAACCCCTGTCAATGATTCTGACAGATAAATTCATTTCTAGTATTCTAAGAAGCGAGTAAACGAAGTGAATCATGAGTCCATCACGATTACTCCGATACAGTGACATCCTGTACCAAACGATTCTTTTTAGCATTTTTATCTTTGATGATTCCTTGATACGAAATCGATTCATTTTTCGTATCGACTACCGTGACTTGGAAATCCGAATCATTGATATTAGCGATATGGTATAGCTTTCCCTGCGCAATCATCGTATAGGAGCCATTGAAGCGGTAAGCATGCTGCCCTTCCACTTTATGTCGCTTGACTTGATTCGTCTTAAAGTCATAGGTGCTCCATTTGATACTTTTACTTTTTTCTGAATCAAACGTGCCGTAAGCGATCAGTGATTGGCTATTTTCAGCAGCATTAAAGTTCCCTTCCGCTGCATACGCATCAAGTGCTTTGATTCGTTTGATGCCTTTGCCGTTATCTAGATAATAAGCGCTATCTTTTTCTACCCCTTCCGCATCATATGCGATTTCACGATAGACAATTCCATAGTCGTTCACTGCCACATAATGACGCTCTTGATTAGTCTTGAGTTGCTTGGATTGAAGCGTCTCCACTTTTCCTTTTGCAAGGTTGAGTAATAACACCGTCGATTTTTCCTTTGCTCCATGATCATCCCGTTGGACGTATACGTTCATGCCGTCTTGATGGAAGACACGGATGTCAGCCATTTCACGATCCGGTACCGTTAAACGATGAGAAAGCGTCTTTTTAAATTGTTTCTGTGTACTTCTGTCATAAGAATGATAGTTCAACTGAGATGCCTTTACTTCAATTCCGTATGTCCGCGAGCCCATTTCACTAGTAAATACGTCTTCCTTAGAAAGAAAGCGATAGAAATCAGCAGGGAAGTCTGCAGCGTAGCTATTGAACAACCCTGTGATATAGTTCTGCGACTCACTATGGATTTGACCGTCCAATTGGATATTGTATTGAGTAGGCTTGATGTCTCCATTTTCAATCTCGATGTTTACTTTTTTAAGAGCTTCTGCATTTTCTTTTCGTATACTCTCGACTTCATAATCCGATCCTTTAATGCTTACGGCGTAACCAAAATAACTGAGTAAGGTGACGCCAGCAATGCTTCCTACGATGATCATTTCCTTATATCGTCTCATGACTTCCTCCTTCTAATGATTAAATAGATACTTTGTGGTTCAGTAGTCGAACACATTTCCAACTTATATATACAAAATAGATGAGGATAAAGGAAAGATAGACGAATACCTGTTGATTCGGGATGAGAATGCTAGTCAAATCAAATAAGTAACGTAATGCAATGAATGGTACGATCAAGAGCGCTACATCCTTTGTGATCGTCAGCAAAGCTTTCCCTTTTTGATAGGACCGCTCCGTCAAGACGAACAAGAAGACCATCGTGATGACGAAGAGTGCGAGCGCTAGAATGACGAATGTATCGATCACATTGAAGGTATAGAGCATGTTCAACGCAGCTGATTCCCCGATGATTTTTGATGCTGCTTGTAAATGTTCCGGGAGTAACCATTCGTAGAGTCGACGACTTAGAAGAATCGTGATCCACTGGATGCCCATGAAACCACATACAAATACCAATACTGTTGTCAGTTTGGATAAGAGGATTGTGATGCGTTTACCCGGTAGCATCAATAAACGGTAGATGTACTTGGACTCGCCATACCAATCGCGGTACCAAATTTGAAAGGCATATAGAATCGTGAACATGATACCGATGGCAATCATGTACTTGAAGTAGTTGGTCGCATCGCCAAACGTCAAAGGTCCATTCAGTTGATCAACAGCTTCCATTTCCGTAAGTCGCTCTTTTTTCATCAAATCCTCCAGCTTGGATTGATAATGAAGAACCTGATATACGACCGATGTGAGTTCAACAATCACTAACATCGTCAATATCGAAAGGTATAGTTTGAAGCTTCGCTTGATTTCCTCGTTTGATAGCATAAAGAATTTCTTCATGTCTGATAGACCTCCCTCATTCGATCCTGTACTGATTTCCCGTAAAGCTCACGCATCTCTTCCGAGTCATCTTCCTGTATGATGATCCCGTTCTGAAGAAAAATAACGCGGTCGATGAGATGTTCCACTTCTGCAATCTCATGAGTCGTCATCAAGATGCCCTTCCCTTCCATATAGTGACTAGAGAAGATCCACGCAATTTGTTCTTTCGTAAATAAATCAATCCCAGCCAACGGTTCATCGAGCAGTAAGTAAGGTCGATTCATCGCAAATCCAATCAATAGATTAACCTTTGCTTTATTCCCTTTCGATAAATTGGCGATGCGGTCTGTCGCCATCAGTTTAAAGAACCCCATCAGTTCCTCTGCTACTTGTTGATCCCAATCCGGATAGTAGTCGCGCATATAGGCGACGGCTTCTCCGACGCTCATATAACCAGGCATCGTAGAAAGATCAGGTACGAAAGCGATGCTATCGTGGGTCGTTTTCCCATCCACTTTGATTGTTCCAGTATCTACTGGGACTAAGCCCATGATGGCTTTCAAGATGGTGGACTTCCCTTCCCCATTCAATCCGATGAGACAGGTCAGTTGATTTAACGGGACAGTGAACGATACATCGTTCAACACATTCTTTTTTCGACCATATGACTTTCGTAATCCACGGACTTCAAGCATCTAGCTCACTCCTTTTTCGAATGTTGTATTCTTTCTCAAAATTAATGATGACCTCTTCTAATGGAATTTGGATCGCATATATCGAATCCACAAATTGCTTCACTGCATTTTCGAGAAGTTCTGTTCGCACTCGATCGATGATGGATTGGTCCAGCGTCACCTTACTCGGCACGTTACGGTCAGTTGTAATCAACAGTTGATCTTCCAGTTCCTTATACACTTTTTGCGCGGTATTCGGATGAATTTTAAGCTCATTTGCCAGTGCGCGACGCGAAGGGATACTTTCCCCTCTTTTGAATTCGCCCATAACAATACGTTTTTTAAACCAATAAAGTACTTGTAGATAAATCGGGGTACGTTGATCAAAATGCAATAACATCACCTCTCTTAATGAATGTTGTATTAAAACACTAATACACTTTATAACTGTATGATATGGTCAGTACAGTGAGAAGTCAATGTTTTTTTATTACTCTTTTTTTATTGTTAGAAGATTGGCTATGATTCACTTTCTGTTATTCATAGTGATTTAGATTCTTCATGAATGGAGTGTCAGCATCATAAATAAAAAAATCCTTGAATGGCGTCATTCAAGGATTTGAGAAAAATAGAGATACCGCGGAATATTCGAATCACTTTACTGCAAACAATTTTTTGATAAGTTATGTTTCAGTAATAGAAAAACAAATAGGTTTAAGAAATAACACTAAATAAAAAGATACAAAATGACGTTCTATAAAAAAATCCATGGTTTATACAACCATCCTTCTATCTACTTTATCTCAAGTTGAAATGTATAAAGTTTTTATTAGAAAAATCGTCATTTTGCGTGTAATTGCAGAAAAAGTCATCAAATCCATAAGGACTTGATGACTTTTTATTAAATATCTGCCGTCTTTTTTCTCTCTATAGTAAACAATTTTTCCCCTGAAATAATCAACAATATCCCAATCACGAACTCTAACCCAATGATCCACAAAACAAGATTTGGAACTGCTGAAAATCCATTTTCTCCAATACTACCATATACATCTAACTTCTTGAGCATATAAAAATCAGTTAGGTATATAGATAACCAAAGCTTTGAAGAGCTAGCTAATAGAAAAAGAAAGCCGATTTTTCGCAAAGAAATACCCCCGATCAATATATATAACAATAATTAATGTAACACTTTTCTCTTAAAATTTCCTCGAATTCAAAAAGGATATTACCAACTTACAATTGAACGATAGATTTCGCTTTATAGAATACTTTCCCTGATTTCTTACACCTTGTAATGATAATTGAATATGGTTTTACCTCCATTGAAACGTACTAATAAATAATCTCTATAATGTAACTGATGAATCAAACTGGATATTAATGTTAGCATTAATACCTAGAATCTTATATTGATTCGAGGGGGCATCATTATGAAAAAGGCATATTTGTTCGTTTCTATTCTTATGATTGTAGGGATTGTTATCATAGGGGCATCAGCCTATAAGAGCTTTTATTACGATAAAAAACAAGAGACTACAAAGAACATCAACTTCTATCTCAAAGAACATAACTATGAAAGACAAGTTCAGAAAAAAGAAATTCGACGAGACTCTAAAACAGCTGAATACTTTGCCAAAGTTACGTTTAAAGATGAACCTAATAATGAGTATGAAATTCATCAAACTGGATCAAATCCTTTTGAAGTTGTCGGTTACAAAGATGGAGTACAAATAGCTGATAAAAAAGTAGGAAAATACATTACATCTGATTGAATTTTCTCAAAGAGAGAATAAGGTCAATTATATAGATCATTAAAAATGATACTTTCACTAAATCAAAGTTTACTATTAAATAAAGATATTTAATGAAACTTCAAGTCACTTGCTAAGCTAAAAACATCATTCGCTACACCAATCTTAGAATTTACTTTTATTCCTACTCTCTATTAGTCATGAGAGATCTACTTGATATTTTTACAATTAAAGTTAGGATTACTTCGGTTAGGGAGGCGCTTAATGGACAAACAATTTTCGAATAGATAAAACATGGTTAGGTTTTTCCTTTTATCAATAGTTCTGATTGTTTTTTCATCATTCTTAGAGCTATCAAGTCAGGTGACAAATACGATAATCATATTGACGAACATTAGTTTGGTTTACATGGAAATTAAAATTAAGGTCCTGAGAAAAAACTCTACTTTTTAAGGATAAGTAAATAGAGGGTTTCAATCGTTTCCGATTGTTAGAGTTCTCACTTGCTCTTTTAGAGCAAGAATCCAAGTCGTAATTCAATATTTAAATTCAGCTTTTCCATCACATTTTCTTTTCTGGTGTACTAAAATATAACGCTCAATCCCTTCTACTGTGTTCGATCAGGAACTCTAGTCGTTTTTAGAATAGATAGTGATTCTTATTTTTTTATTTAGTACTCAAAATAAAAAATCTATATTAAACCACTGGAGATGACTAACTTAATATGAAAAATGCTAAAACCATTTTAATTTCTAACCTGATTATTTTAGGAGTCATTATATTAATTCAATTGCTTTCTCCATCCCTTGGAACCTATTTGCTCGATTCAAAAATAGAATTTTCGAATGAGGATTCAGCGTATTGGATCGCTAAACTAATTGAAATAAATACTGTTCAAAGATTTTGTTTATTAGTAGGATTACTAAACGTCAGCTTAATAGCTGTCTCAACTAACTACCTTTTAAAACATAATTAAAAATTAATGATATGCAATAGAGCTATTCTTCTCGTTAAGAAAAGAATAGCTCTATTCTATTTACATCACTTTAGTCATTTCCCTAAATAAGTATTATGTTTTTAAAAATTAAATCTTGACCGTTTTCATAAAAAGATTTTGAGCAACCTTATTCACTATTAAATAAAAATCCCTCCTAGCTTTTCTACAAAAATATCTTTATTTCAAGGAACAAATTAATATGGAAATCATTCTTATTGGAGTAGTTTTTTTCTTACTAAGCTGTAAAATAAATGTAACGTATACATTTCATTAAAAAGGAGACGAACTTATGCAGGTTAGAAAAGGAATCTTACTTGTCGTGATTGCGATTGTATACCTTTTATTGTTTACCATCACCTTTTGGAGTATCATTGGTCTATTTATCACTATTTTAGGTCTATACTTCTACTTCAAACCGAGACTTCGCAGTCCTGTCAAATATCCCATGGTTGTTGTTTGGCTAGGTGTTTTCATCGCTTTTGCGATTTCTATCTATATGGTGAAAGGAACAGAGACGCAAAAGGCAGAAATCAAGTCTTCTTCACAAGACTCGAAAACGATAATTGCATTTAAAAAAGAAGCGACGGAATTGAAAGCATCTTTGCAAAATACAGAACGTAAGCTTAAAGAACAGCAACAAGAAATAAAAAAGTTGAAAGAGGAGTTAACACGCAAGGAAGAACTACGCCTACAAGCGGTTGAAAGTTATCAAGAGGAAGCAGACAAACGTTCTGCCCTTGAAAGTGAATTGAAAGAAGAGGAGACAACACGAATCGCGGCCGAAGAGAAAGTGGATGAACTCCAGTCATCCTTAGCAAGTATTGAAACTTTGATGGAAGAATCGGAAAACCTTGCTGACGAGGAGTACGAGGAAATCCCTGAAGAAGAATATGTAGAAGAAGAAGTCGCAACAGAGTTAGAATACGATCCGAATGGCGCAGATCGAGATTGTGGTGATTTTTCAAGCGCACAGGCTGCTCAAGATTTTTATCTGGCTGCCGGAGGTCCTGCCAACGATCCTCATGACTTAGACCGTGATAACGACGGGAATGCTTGTGATTGGAACTGATTTCTTTGTCAGATCTTTTTCGCATGGGGTATTTTTCATACATGTACCTTTTTTTCTTATCCAACTTTATTTTATGAAATCAATAAAAAATGATTAGGTGGTAATATATCATGAATCAAGCTGTAGAAGACATCAATCATTCGGTCTCCATTGAAGCTCCTATTGAAGAGGTCTGGGATCGAATCTCGACCGCTCGTTCTCTATCACAATGGTTTATGCCGAACGATCTCATTGCACGTCCAGGGTATCAATTTCATCTTCAATCTCCTTTTGGTCCCTCTCCCTGCACAGTACTCAGCGTACTGCCAGAAAAAGAATTATCATTTCGTTGGGATGAGGACGGATGGATTGTGACTTTCTCTTTGAGTACAATGAATGACGAGACACTCTTTGCCGTGAATCATGGTGGCTGGAAAAATGCTGATGATTTAGTCCTAAAGGCAAATCAACCACAAGATCAGGTCCGTAATTTCATGTCTCAGGGTTGGTATGGGATGTTGCAAAAATTGAAAAAAACGTTTTAATCAAAGCGTGTACATTTTTTTCAGATAAAGTATAGTCTGTGATTTTAAGACAAGCTCTCTTATAGTTTCCTTAGGCCATTAAGACAGCAATAAAACTAAAGGGAGTGTCGTCGTTATGTTCGATCGGTTTAATACTGAACAGCAACAACAAATAATTCAATCCATTCAAGATTTTTTCTTAGAAGAGCGTGATGAAGAATTATCTGAGTTCGCTGCTGAACGTGTTTTCGATTTCATCAAAGAGTCCATCGCAGTCCATTTTTACAATGTGGGCATTCAGGATGCTCATGCAGCGGTGTTAAACCAATTCTCTTCATTAGATGATGAATTGTTAACGCTTGAACGTCCACTATCTAAATAATGATGATAGAGACATCATTTCATTCTGCTTTAATCAAAAAGCGTGCGCCGGCGCACGCTTTTTGATTTTTGTTATTCACTATTACACAAAACATATCATATAGAGTATTTTTTCTGTAAATCATTACATCTTACTCATTTAATCTAAGCTATATGTAATGGAGAGTCATTTCAGTCGAATGTATTGAATCATTTTGTAGATAAAATAGAGAACGATGATGATAAAAAAGATATTACCTAAAACCCCTAAGAACGAGACCTGATTCATTTCTTCCACTCTCCTTTTACCATAGATAGAATGTATAGCTGAATTGACCTGAAGTTTAACATACTTTGTTTATCGTACGAAACCCTAAATTTTACATTGACCGGCATACATATCGTCAATGAAACAACAAAAAGTATGCGCGTCGGCGCATACTTTTTGTCTTGTATTTTGTTTTTGAGATACTAAAGTACTTTTCAATCATCAAACGAGAATAAATCATCTATAATCGAAAGAAGCAACACAAAAAAACTACCACTGTGTTTTTGACATAAAGGAGAATACATTGAAACTTGAACGCTTACTAGCTATCATCTTTAAATTACTTCATCGCTCAACCATTTCTGCTTCACAGTTAGCTGAGGAGTTGGATGTCTCTCAGAGGACGATTTATCGGGATATCGAGACAATCAGTGCAGCTGGCATTCCTGTGATTTCCTATCATGGGACGAATGGCGGTTTCGGCATGATCGAGAACTATAAATGGGACAAGACATTCTTGGATGCATCTTCCATGATGGATGTATTGGCACTAATCAAGAGCCTGTCCGACCAATTGAATGACAAGGACTTAGAAAAGACACTCGACCGTCTGTCCGTCCTCACGAAAGCAGAGCAAGAGAACAGCATGCATATCAATCTTAGTCATCAGACCATCGATCCATCTTTCTTGATAACACTACAGCGGAGCATAAAAGACTCGAGAAGGGTTCAATTTCAATACGTCAGTGCCCGGAAGGAACGTTCCTTCCGGGAGGTAGATCCACTCTCTCTCCACTACAAATTTCGAACCTGGTATCTCTATGCATATTGTCATCTGAGAGAAGACTATCGAGAATTCAAGGTGTCACATATGCTAAATCTCGGAAAACTATCAACACCAATCGAGACCAAACACCCTCTTCGGCCCGATGCTCCCTTAGTAGACCCTTTGAGAGAGTCTGTGACCTTACGTGTACATCCTCAATCGGTCAACCTCGTACTGAACCATTTTCGACATCAATCGATGTTCCAGGAGGAGGATGGGAGCTTTACCATGGAACTATCCCTACCTGTCCCACTGGATGCGGAATGGTTGATTTCAATCCTACTCGGACTGGGATCAGGTGTCGTGGTCATTAGCCCCCTCTACCTACAGGACGTTCTGAAAAATGAAGCAAAAAAAATCGTGAATCTTTATGAGGATGTATGACGATCAGTTGTCATATATCCTTTTTTATAATTAAAATCGTAAGAGGTTACAGAATATGAGTTGAGGAGAGATTGGAATGGATGCAGGAAAAACGATGTATGACTATCATGGATGGGCGATGCAGGCATTATTGGATCATCTTGCTTCTTTACCGGCGGACGTGATGACTAAGGAAGTAAGGAGTTCTTATCCTAGCATCACTAAGACGATCAGTCATGTCCATGCGGTGGATATGATGTGGCTGAAGGTCCTAGAAGGCACAGGGCTGCAGGAGGCGTTACAAGAGTCGATGGGTCGTCTCGCGGTCACAGAAACATTCAGCGTCGCGGAGTTTAAGGACGCATTTGATCAATCGACTGCTTCATATCGTTCGCTCATCGAAACACGATCCGACCTCGACCATACCATCATGGTCGATAATCCTTGGTCCGGCTCTCGGGAGACCTCTACCGAGGAGATACTCCTACACGTAGCGAATCATGGGAGCTATCATCGTGGCAACATCACGACCATGCTCAGGCAAATCGATGAAGCCTCGATCATGATGGATTATTCCTTGTTCTGGTATGAGGACGTGAAGCAAGAGAGTCGATGAAATCCAGGGTCCCTCTCATCCCACATCGGCAATGTTAAAAGCAACACAAAAAAGTATGCGCCGGCGCATACTTTTTTCGTCTATACACTCGTCCAGAGAAACTTACGACCTCATTCTTCGATGCCGAACTTATCCGCATGGATTCCTTCGGGAGCGAAACGGATGGTATGGGAGCCTTCTTCCTCGTCCTCGGCCACGAACGTCCATTCATTGGAGACATCGACGAAATCAAATTCCAATCGATGTCCGAAGTGCGAGGTAAGTCTCTCGACGACATATTCTGTCATCTCATAGACAGACTCTCCGATTGCTTCGATCTTCCCGCGCTCGAATTCATTCCCATCATTCGATAGAACATAGTGCATCATTTGTTTCATGACAAATCCTCCTTATCATAGATGCTATTTAGATACGCATCGTGACTGCTGTAGACCTTCTCGAATTCTTTAGAGTAGTGATGGTTACTGCGATTCACCATGGTGATCAAATCATCCTCTGCCATAAAGATGGCCAGCAGCGAAGATGCTCTCGATCGAAGTTCCTCCATCGACAAGACATCGTCCTCCCCCATCAACCATTCCATGAACGAATCCGGATGAGGCTTCTTGAGTGTCTTGATGAACACGTTCGACTTCCCGATGCGCAGACTCTTGAGCACGCCGATACGTAGAAGGATGCTCTCATAGAACAGGTCCTCGAATCCTATTTCTTCGAGCGGATGAGTGAATCCGTCCTTCCGCAACGAGACGAGCGTGAAGAATTCCCCTTCGGTTACATACGATTCTACCGATTCCCTGTAATCAGCGATGTCCTTCTCCGAGACGCCTGCGCGTGAGAGACAGCGGTCGGTGATATAGAAACCTTTGTCGAGGAGGATAAGCCGTGCATTTCGCTCCAGGTTCTTCAACAATCGTCCGGCCATGTCCGTGCGGAGGACCCGATGTTGCTCGGTACGGACATAGTCGCCCGAGAAGATGAGCTGTTTGAGGTACGCCGTCGAGCTGGGATGGCGTAGTCGGATCGCCAGCTGATCATCGACCCGATATCCGAGCAGCTCCGCATCGGCTGCCGTCAGTCGTCGTTTGTCATACGACGGTATCGTACGGCGGATGATGTCGATGAAATCATCGATAGGATAGCCGTCCTCGTTCAGGTCGGACTGAATCGTTGCAGCCTGACTTTTTTCCAGGTTCGTACGACTCTCCCCCTTCTTCGTCCGGATGATTGTCTCGCGTCCATGGATGTCCTTCACCAACTCCATGATGTAGCTGGCATTGAACCAGATCCCTTGCTTCGAGATCGTACGACCATCCGGTAGCGAGCAAAGGTCAGCGGCGTTCGATGCTCTGATTTTCGCATGGAGGATCTTGTTATCCTGCTGCTTCGGGAGGTTGTTCTTCATGATCACCCTGCTCGTCTGCTGGACCGGCGTGATGACGATGCCTTCCACTGTCGTATCCTTCACTCGTCTCCAGAATTGCTTGATGGGCCCTTGCAGTTCATCTTCCGACATCGACCACAACTTATCACCGATGAAGATTGTGCGTCCTTGCTTGTCCGTACGGAACGTCAACAGGACGAACAACGTCTCCTTGAATCGACGATATATCTGGCTCTCCTCCCACGGCTTCTCGACCCATTCCAGGAAGTCGATGGTATCGAGAGGCTTCAGCTCCATCGGTCGCCCCTTCTCGGTCAGGTTGATCGTACGGATCGAGAGCTCGATCTTTCCGGACTCTATCCGGAGGCGTTCCAATTCGTCCTTTACCGACCACACCATCCGGTTCGCCACGTTCGTCAGGCGTGCCTTGCTCTTGTTGAGATCCGGATTCAATCCGTATGCTCTCGATATTTCCTCCAGGTCCACCCCTATGAGTTCTGGGAATAGAAGGTCGTTCGTGTTCTGGTACATTCCTGATGACATCCTTTCATAGATGGAGGGTATACACCTTCCATACTTTCTCATACATCCATTATATGACTTTATATGAAGAAAGTAACGGTCAGGACCAAAAAACTTGTCGCCCGTATCCGTACGCTATGGCCGTCTTATCGTCCGCGATTTATAATCGATGTATGGAAGGTATCGTCTCTCAATGCTTCTTTTGATGAGGAGGAGATTTCACATGAATACCATTGGACGCCCAGAAGGATGGAGCGATTATGAGCTGTTCGGATTGATGCAACGTGAGATGGAGGCGTTGGGCATAAGCGGCTATACGGCACTCCGTTCTCTATGTGAGATTGGCGTCAGGCTCGAAGACGTATTGGACCCGGTCATACGGAGACACATCCCCTTGTCCCCTGAGAAATCCAGGATCCTCTTCCGGATGGTCGATGATTTCGGTGCGGAGACGTGTCGTGAGCTCTGCCGGCGGGCGAATCTTTATCATCTGACGATATCCTGGGAACATCCCGTCCCGTATGCCGCGGTCGAGTCACTGTTACTGAGACGAGGATTCATGCTCGTCGATTTCTCTTCGATGTCGTTCCTCGAGTTCCGAGAACGGACACGTGGGGAGGGCTCCTCTACCCTCTATCGGAACATCATCGGCGCCATCGAGGAGCTCGGACTGTTCGAGGAGAACCGGGCGAACCAGACGGATGATGTAAAGGAAGGTCTTCGTGTCCTTCCCTTCCCCGGCGACGGAGGGGAGGATGAGCTATACCCGCTCGATTCCGTCATCAGGCAACGTGAGGGCGACGATGTCCTGGTCCGATATCTCCGAGAGGGCGGACCGGCCGACGCGGGGACCCTCGAGTCGTTACGCACCCTCGTGGAGGGACTGCCGAACGCGAGGATCCTGGAGAACCATCTCTACGGTGAGACGTTCGGCACGTACGCCATGGAGAGCACCACGTTCCAGGACGTCTTCGCCGTCCCGAGAAGCGTGGACCGCTATCTCGAGCTTTTACATGGGCGCGGGGGAACGGAGACGTCATCCAAGGATTTCGTCGCAAGCCTCGATGCGGGTCAACTATCTCGCTTCCTCCGCATGAGTGCGGCGTATGTCTGTCCCGCCACGGGGATGGTCCGACGTTACGATGTCGAGAACATCCTGCTCTCTCTGACGGCGGATCGTCACGCCGCCATCGACGAGACGACCATAGTCAGGGATGCGAAGCGGATGTCCAGCCTCGTCAATCCTCACGGGCATGTCGACGCACTGGGGATCACGAAGGCGCTCGTGAAGGACTCCGTCCGTGCCTCCCCACATCTTGTTCGTACCGAGGGATACGTCCGCCGTCTGCGAGTCCCCTATGCCAAGGATACCCTATCCAATCTACTGTCGACCAAGTTGGATGGGCTACGTGGCGTGTTCACGCCCCGTGTCATCTACGACCTGTCGTCCCCTGAGGTACATGCGCTCGACATCCGGTCGCCGATGGAGATGAGACATATACTCGGGCGGAAACACCGGTCGGATGCACTACACGTCCTCTCTCGTGATGAGATTGC encodes:
- a CDS encoding SRPBCC family protein produces the protein MNQAVEDINHSVSIEAPIEEVWDRISTARSLSQWFMPNDLIARPGYQFHLQSPFGPSPCTVLSVLPEKELSFRWDEDGWIVTFSLSTMNDETLFAVNHGGWKNADDLVLKANQPQDQVRNFMSQGWYGMLQKLKKTF
- a CDS encoding DinB family protein; translation: MDAGKTMYDYHGWAMQALLDHLASLPADVMTKEVRSSYPSITKTISHVHAVDMMWLKVLEGTGLQEALQESMGRLAVTETFSVAEFKDAFDQSTASYRSLIETRSDLDHTIMVDNPWSGSRETSTEEILLHVANHGSYHRGNITTMLRQIDEASIMMDYSLFWYEDVKQESR
- a CDS encoding DUF2164 family protein gives rise to the protein MFDRFNTEQQQQIIQSIQDFFLEERDEELSEFAAERVFDFIKESIAVHFYNVGIQDAHAAVLNQFSSLDDELLTLERPLSK
- a CDS encoding GntR family transcriptional regulator; the encoded protein is MLLHFDQRTPIYLQVLYWFKKRIVMGEFKRGESIPSRRALANELKIHPNTAQKVYKELEDQLLITTDRNVPSKVTLDQSIIDRVRTELLENAVKQFVDSIYAIQIPLEEVIINFEKEYNIRKRSELDA
- a CDS encoding helix-turn-helix transcriptional regulator — its product is MKLERLLAIIFKLLHRSTISASQLAEELDVSQRTIYRDIETISAAGIPVISYHGTNGGFGMIENYKWDKTFLDASSMMDVLALIKSLSDQLNDKDLEKTLDRLSVLTKAEQENSMHINLSHQTIDPSFLITLQRSIKDSRRVQFQYVSARKERSFREVDPLSLHYKFRTWYLYAYCHLREDYREFKVSHMLNLGKLSTPIETKHPLRPDAPLVDPLRESVTLRVHPQSVNLVLNHFRHQSMFQEEDGSFTMELSLPVPLDAEWLISILLGLGSGVVVISPLYLQDVLKNEAKKIVNLYEDV
- a CDS encoding ATP-binding cassette domain-containing protein; amino-acid sequence: MLEVRGLRKSYGRKKNVLNDVSFTVPLNQLTCLIGLNGEGKSTILKAIMGLVPVDTGTIKVDGKTTHDSIAFVPDLSTMPGYMSVGEAVAYMRDYYPDWDQQVAEELMGFFKLMATDRIANLSKGNKAKVNLLIGFAMNRPYLLLDEPLAGIDLFTKEQIAWIFSSHYMEGKGILMTTHEIAEVEHLIDRVIFLQNGIIIQEDDSEEMRELYGKSVQDRMREVYQT
- a CDS encoding 3-oxoacyl-ACP reductase, coding for MSRTVLVTGSSRGLGATIARVLVHNGFKVVINYFKSKDAAEQLVSELGVENAIALYADVTKREDVESMMQFATAHYGQIDVVVNNALVDFKFDPVAQKSFIDLEWEDYQNQLDGTLKAAFHIIQSVLPQFIERHSGSIISIGTNLYQNPVVPYHEYTTAKAGLIGFTRNLAAELGQYGINVNVVSGGLLKVTDASAVTTPEVFDLIAQSTPLKKVTSPEEVAQLVAFLASEAASGITGQNVTVDGGLTMN
- a CDS encoding DUF3139 domain-containing protein, producing MKKAYLFVSILMIVGIVIIGASAYKSFYYDKKQETTKNINFYLKEHNYERQVQKKEIRRDSKTAEYFAKVTFKDEPNNEYEIHQTGSNPFEVVGYKDGVQIADKKVGKYITSD